TTAGGGAGCTGGAATGGCGAGCAAGGACATGAACGATCGCGGCACGCTGGCGGTACGTCGGCAATGAGCAAATCTTCTGTGGAAGTACGTTGGCTGACGTTCCGGCTGATGAACGGCCAGTCGATCGGACCGGATCGACTGAAGGATGGATGGGTGATTGCTTCGGAGACCCGCCACTGCGGGGTGCGCCGCGAGTCCATCGAAGGCGCGGGCGTGGTCTACGCGCTGTATGCACCGGCCAACCTGGCCTCCCCACGGCGCGCGGAGATGCGCATGCGCGAATTCCTGATGAGCTCCGGCTACACCTTCACCATGGGCACGCTGGGCGGCTGACGCCGCCCTTTGGGGATTACGGGCGCACGGTCAGTGCCTGGCCGAGCATGCCGATCGGACCGCGTGCATCGTGCAGCACCGTGCTGGTCAGGCCCAGGCCTTGGTGGCCGAACGATACGGACGTGTCGAAGCCCAGCCACTCGCCCTCGGGCATGCCGAACAGGTGCGCGGTCAGATCGAGGTTGGGAAAGGCAACCTCCTTCGGATCGGCACGCACGGCCATGCCATTGGACAGGTCGAACAGGGTGGCCGCACGCGCCAGCGCACTGACCGGCTCGTCGTCCAGCAGCGCGTGCTTCGCGCGCGCCCAGTAGGTGGCCCGTCCAGGCCCCTGGTCGTGCCGGCGGATCTCCACGCTCTTGATGAATCCACCTGGCCACACCGTACCCGGATCCCACGCGGGCATCGAATCCGGTGGCGCGATGGCGGCGATCGGCGTGCCGGCGATGGCCCCGGTATCGTTCGGGCGCATCAGCCACGCACGGACACGCAGCGCCGGGCGATCGTCATGGCGCAGCGTGGCTTCGACCAGTTCAATGGTGCGGCCACCGCGCAGCACCTGCACATCGGCCTCCATTGCTTCGATCGGGATGGTGCCGAGGATGTCGTAGGACAGGCGCGCGATCAGGAAGCCATGGCCACGCGCGGCGGCGTCACGTTCCAGGTGGTGGGCCAGCAACCCGATCGCCGGTGCGATGTGCTGCTCGCGGATGTTCCAGGCGCCGCCGGTATGTTCAGTCGGCAGGTAGCGGGTGTCATTCAGTCGTTCGAAGAAGGCCATCGTGTGCGTTGCTTCAGCAGGGAGGAAGGTGGGAGGTGCTGCACCGGTCCCTGCATCGTAAGCGTTTGGCAGCATCGCAGGCTGAGCCGGCTCCTGCAGGAGCCGGCCGGATGCCGGTCAGGGAGACGGGCAGTCCATTTCGCGACACAGCTTGTACTCGGCCAGACACTGCTCGGAGGTCTTGCCCAGCGGTCCCTGTGATGTACGCAGGCACTGCTCGTACTTCAGCGTGCAGAACTCGCAGGTTCCTGCGGCGAAGGCCAGGCCGGTCACGGCCATGCCAAGGAGCATCACGGTCTTCAAGGTCGTCTTGATCATCACGTCAGTCCTTTGTGTGCCCGTCACTGGGCCCGGCCACCATA
The sequence above is a segment of the Stenotrophomonas maltophilia genome. Coding sequences within it:
- a CDS encoding thioesterase family protein — its product is MAFFERLNDTRYLPTEHTGGAWNIREQHIAPAIGLLAHHLERDAAARGHGFLIARLSYDILGTIPIEAMEADVQVLRGGRTIELVEATLRHDDRPALRVRAWLMRPNDTGAIAGTPIAAIAPPDSMPAWDPGTVWPGGFIKSVEIRRHDQGPGRATYWARAKHALLDDEPVSALARAATLFDLSNGMAVRADPKEVAFPNLDLTAHLFGMPEGEWLGFDTSVSFGHQGLGLTSTVLHDARGPIGMLGQALTVRP